A genomic window from Cloacibacillus evryensis DSM 19522 includes:
- a CDS encoding thiolase family protein gives MEKVVIVSAVRTPFDKFGGLMKGENTVSLGSFVVKEAMERAAVDPAEVEETYIGINMPTANRSIARQISLAAGMPPEANSTTVDRACCSSMVAIAMAKRAIELGDAKITVGGGSENMSNVPYFVEDLRWGKRLGDITLKDIMVVSCPYTGEPRAKQAGEVALQYGISREMQDEWAYRSQMLYQDAFKAGKFKDEIKPYVIHTKKGDVVISEDQSPRPDTTLEGLAKLKTVNQSPTVTAGNAPGLNTGASALVLMAESEAARRGIKPLATIVAHAQASGHPKYIATIPAFAAQKALAKAGMTVEQMDVIEINEAFAVMPIASTLLMGDQDPARVEAIRAKTNINGGAIAIGHPTGATGGRLVMTMAYELQRRGGGYGLCTICGGVGESEAFVIRV, from the coding sequence ATGGAAAAGGTAGTAATAGTATCCGCCGTACGTACGCCGTTCGATAAATTCGGCGGCCTGATGAAGGGTGAAAACACGGTATCGCTGGGTTCGTTCGTCGTCAAAGAGGCGATGGAGCGCGCCGCCGTCGATCCGGCGGAGGTAGAGGAAACATATATCGGCATCAACATGCCCACCGCGAACCGCTCGATAGCGAGACAGATATCCCTCGCCGCGGGGATGCCGCCCGAAGCAAACTCTACCACCGTAGACCGCGCCTGCTGCTCCTCGATGGTCGCCATCGCGATGGCGAAGCGCGCGATCGAACTCGGCGACGCGAAGATCACCGTCGGCGGCGGCTCGGAAAATATGAGCAACGTCCCCTACTTCGTGGAAGACCTGCGCTGGGGCAAACGCCTCGGCGACATCACGCTTAAAGACATCATGGTCGTCTCCTGCCCCTATACCGGCGAACCGCGCGCCAAACAGGCCGGCGAGGTCGCGCTGCAGTACGGCATCAGCCGCGAAATGCAGGACGAATGGGCATACCGCAGCCAGATGCTCTATCAGGACGCCTTCAAAGCCGGTAAATTCAAGGATGAGATCAAGCCTTACGTCATCCACACCAAGAAAGGCGACGTCGTGATCTCCGAGGACCAGTCGCCGCGCCCAGACACCACGCTCGAGGGGCTTGCCAAACTCAAGACCGTCAACCAGAGCCCGACGGTAACGGCGGGCAACGCGCCAGGACTCAACACCGGTGCCAGCGCGCTCGTGCTCATGGCTGAAAGCGAAGCGGCCCGCCGCGGCATCAAGCCGCTGGCGACGATAGTCGCGCACGCCCAGGCCTCCGGCCATCCCAAATACATCGCGACGATACCGGCCTTTGCCGCGCAGAAGGCGCTCGCCAAGGCAGGCATGACGGTGGAGCAGATGGACGTGATAGAGATCAACGAGGCCTTCGCCGTGATGCCCATCGCCTCGACGCTGCTTATGGGAGATCAGGACCCCGCGAGAGTCGAAGCGATACGCGCGAAGACGAACATCAACGGCGGCGCGATCGCGATCGGCCACCCGACGGGAGCCACCGGCGGACGCCTGGTAATGACGATGGCCTACGAGCTGCAGCGCCGCGGCGGCGGATATGGCCTCTGCACGATCTGCGGCGGCGTCGGCGAAAGCGAAGCCTTCGTAATCCGAGTCTAA